In Thermoplasmata archaeon, the sequence GCACCTGCGAGACTCATGGGCGGTGGGACCGCCGACGCCTTCCTTAAACCTACGCGAACCGGGTCAGCCTAACGGCGATGACGGCGCCCGGCTGGATCGATGGCCACATCACCGTGATGTGATGCGGGAGGAGGACGGCTCGCGGCGCCCAGGGCCCTACGCGGGCAGCCGGCTGCGCCGCGGACGCGCCACCGGGCTGAACGTCCAGACCGTCCGGGGAGGGCGCAGCGTGCGGTCCGAAACGAACATCCGGTGAATCGGCCCGAGCGCCTCGTTGCCTCCTTGCGTGAGGTCGGCGATGCGGTCGTACCGGCGCAGTTCGCGCGGCGTGGGTTCCGCGTCCGGGTTCATGGGTCCCCAGCTGTCCCAGAGCAGCAGTTCGCGTCGGTTGAGGGCCGCGAGGTCGAGAAGCAGGCGCGTTCGGACGAACCAGGAGCCCCGCAGGGGGCCTCGAGGCTCCACGCCAAACGACAGAGGGTCCGCCTCCGATCGCCGACACATCTGCCAGGCTCGACCTCCGACGAGGAAGCGGTCCCGGGGCACGTCGGTCGGGTCGAACGTCAACCGGTTGTACCGCGCGAGCGGCTCGCTCTGCTCGGGGTCGACGAGCCGCCAGCGGCCGCTCGTCCGATCCCAGACCTCCGCAATTGTATGGTCGACGTGGAACTCGGCGGGGAGGTCGCGGAAGTACGTCGCGAACCCGACCCGGACCCGGGTCGGGATCCCCTGGTGGCGGGCCATCGAACAGAACAGGACGGCGAAATCGCGGCAACAGCCCACGATCCGACGTGCGACGGGGCGTGGCTCCGTCAGAGGGCGGGCGTCCAACGCCTTGATCCGGGTCAGCATCTTCGACACCAGGCGCAGATCGACCTCCTTCATCCGCTCCCGCGAGGGTCGGGTCCGTCCAAGCCTCGGGTCCTTGTAGTGAACGATGAGTCCCTGGACGGCTCGACAGAGGTCGGGCACATTGGTCGCGAGGTTGTTGTAGAGCCCGCGCCCCCTTCCGGGGTCGGTGAAGGGGCTCTGGCGCGTGTAGCCTGCGACTCCCGCGGGGAGCCGGACCGTCCGGTCGCGCATCAGGCCACGAACGCTCGCGCCACCTTATAATCGTTCTCCGGAGGCCAGGTTCGACGCATGACCCTCTGGCGTCGACCGACGATCGCCCGCGGCTCCGCCGGAAGGGCTATGCCGCGACGGGGCGATGCGGCCGCGGGGAGTGGAGAGATGCAACCGACTGCGTCACCGCCACCGATGCCCGTGCCGACGCCGGGAATGCGAGGCCGCGGGTGGGGTTCTTGGATGGTCGTCGTGGGGGGACTCGCGGTCGCCCTCGGCACGGTCGTCACGGGGAACACCTTGTGGGACATCGGGGTGGTGTTCGGCGGGTTGTACACCGGGTCGATGCCCCCCGCCGTCTTTCAGCGACTCCTGGAGGAAGTCGGGACTCTCACGGCCATCGGAGCCGTGCTTTCGGCGGCGGGCTTTCTGCTCGTCTTCGTAGGGGTTGCCATCGCCTTCCGAGACCCGTGCAGGGCGCCGCGGCGGATCACGCGCCGGACGTTCGCAATCCTAGTCCTGGGGGGTTCGCTCGTTGCCGCCGGGTTCGTGGCCTTCGGCGTGTTCAGTCTCTACTCCAACTCCTCCCAACCACTCCTCGTCGGTTACCAAGTGCTGTATTCCCTTGACCTCGCTGGGCGAATCGTCGAGGCGGTCGGGTTCTTCGTTGCGTTCGCCGGGCTCGCCCATGCGATTCGTCGGTGACGACGGGAGGATGGGACGGTCCGCCGGACCCGGTTGTCCCTAGGGAGTCGGAAGGGCTATGCCGCCACAGGTCCATATCGCATCGCAGCGTGGAGGGACTCGAACGCCGACCGATTCGCGGCCGATGCCTCCGCACGGATTCTACGTGCAGCTCACCGCAGCGGTCGTCGTCGCCCTCGTGGCCTTGACCGGCATCCTTGTCTTCGCGTCCCTGCCGCCAGGGCCAGAGCCGGACGTGGTCCTCGTGTCCGCCACAACCACCTACGAGGGGTGCTCCGGAGGCATGACGACCTACAACTACTCCTTCCGGATTGTGAATCCGCGCGCCTCGTACGTGCGGGCAGGACTCGAAGTCTACGCGGACAACATGTCGACGGGGATTTCCTATTTCTACCTGCGGCCGCGGTCGACGCAAGCCGCTTGGATGTACCTTGGGTTCGTGGGCTGCGGTTCGCACGTCATCCGAGGCAACCTCACCCTGGTTCAGGACATTCCCTCGACGTGGATGCCGACCTCTGTCTCGGGTCTCGGCCGCAACGAGTAAGCCGCGACCCGGGAGGCCGGGGCACCGTGCCTCGCCAGTCGCCCCCGAGTCGGGCCTGAACGGCTTTGCCGCGAGCGCGGTGCGACGCTCCGCTCCTCCGGTGGCAAGTTTGGGTTTCTGGGGCCGTCCGCCCGCGCAACGGAGGAGTGGATGGGAGGTCCCCGAGAGCTACACGCCGGGCGGCCGAGGCTCTCCGTCGCGCGCGACCCGGCGCCTCCATGGGATCAGCAGGAACGCCCCGGCCACGAACGCGAGGCCTGCGAGCACGATGACCCCGTTCCAGAGTAGCGCCTGGTTCGCGAGGTCCGCGCAGGCCTGGCTCTGGGGCGGGACTCTGCAGCTAGCTCCCTGCTGCGCGTGGCCGATGTCGTAGAGGCGGATGGGCGCAAACCAGACCCCGAACCCCGCGGCGAGGATCAGGCCAATCCCGAGGAGGACCGCCCCGACCCTAGCCCTGGCCGCCCTCGGAACGTGAAAGAGTCTGACACCGTCCGAGGCTCGAGGAAGCTTCCGCGACAGCGCGAGGATCACGATCCCGACGACCGAGAGGACTCCGCCAAAGACCATGGCGAACGTGCCTACGTCGCGATAGGGATACACGTGCAGACAGTACGAGGCAAAGCTGGGAGAGCACACGGCGTAGGACCACGCGCCGTACCCTACCATGGCGGCGAGGAGGCCCACCAGGAGGACCCCGACGCCGGCTCCCTTATACGTCATCCCTTCGGGGCCGTCAAGCCCGTGGCGCGGCTGATACTTTTCGGTTCCGTTCGCGCAGGAACGGCTCGTCAGCCTCCGAGGCGAGTTCCTGAAATGGGAGGGTTCCTGACGTGCCGGTGAGCGTCGCCTCGGACGAGGAGCTTCGCGGCTGGATTCGGGCGGCAGCCCCCGCGCCCGCAGGGACGCGTCTCGGGTCACTTAGGCACGCCTAAATATGCCATGGGCGATGCCGCCCGTCATGATCTTCATCACGCTGGTGAAATTCCGGAGGAAGCCGACGAAAGCGGACCTGGCCGAGACGGACAAGACGTTCGCACTCCAGGCAAAAATGGGAATCAAGAACCTCGCGTTGTACTGGTCGTTCGGCCGCTACGATGCCGTGCGGATCTTCGAGGCCCCCGACGAGAAGACCGCCATGAAGGCGCTTACGAAGGCGCCGGAGTATGTCGTCACGGAGACCATGCTCGCCCTGACCCGGGCAGACGTGGATAAGCTCCTAGACTAGGCCACTCTGCGAGGCGGTGACTCGGGCGCGCTGCATCGAACGAGGTAGCCGCGCAAGCCGAATCGGTGACAGCCTACCACGCAGCCGGCAGTGC encodes:
- a CDS encoding transglutaminase-like domain-containing protein gives rise to the protein MRDRTVRLPAGVAGYTRQSPFTDPGRGRGLYNNLATNVPDLCRAVQGLIVHYKDPRLGRTRPSRERMKEVDLRLVSKMLTRIKALDARPLTEPRPVARRIVGCCRDFAVLFCSMARHQGIPTRVRVGFATYFRDLPAEFHVDHTIAEVWDRTSGRWRLVDPEQSEPLARYNRLTFDPTDVPRDRFLVGGRAWQMCRRSEADPLSFGVEPRGPLRGSWFVRTRLLLDLAALNRRELLLWDSWGPMNPDAEPTPRELRRYDRIADLTQGGNEALGPIHRMFVSDRTLRPPRTVWTFSPVARPRRSRLPA
- a CDS encoding GYD domain-containing protein; the encoded protein is MIFITLVKFRRKPTKADLAETDKTFALQAKMGIKNLALYWSFGRYDAVRIFEAPDEKTAMKALTKAPEYVVTETMLALTRADVDKLLD